The Saccharopolyspora gloriosae genome window below encodes:
- a CDS encoding isocitrate lyase/PEP mutase family protein: MTSIAEKATRLQELHAAPELLLLVNAWDSITAKVVAETPGTRALATPSHGIAAARGYPDGERIPRDEMIAEVALIVRAAGDLPVTADLEAGYGDPGGTIARAIDAGAVGANLEDQVKPLAESVRAVESAVAAAESAGIDFVLNARTDVFLRAADRDPEEVLADAITRGRAYLDAGASNFFVPGKLDADQVGRLVEALGDRKVNLIGIPGSLPLRTAQELGVSRVSYGPWSQNVALTALAELTEDVHNGGGLPADTRKLN, encoded by the coding sequence ATGACCTCCATCGCTGAGAAGGCCACCCGCCTGCAAGAACTCCACGCGGCGCCGGAACTGCTGCTGCTCGTCAACGCGTGGGACTCGATCACCGCGAAGGTCGTCGCCGAGACGCCCGGCACGCGGGCGCTGGCGACCCCGAGCCACGGCATCGCCGCCGCCCGCGGCTACCCCGACGGCGAGCGCATCCCCCGCGACGAGATGATCGCCGAAGTCGCCCTGATCGTGCGGGCGGCCGGCGACCTGCCCGTCACCGCCGACCTCGAAGCGGGCTACGGCGATCCCGGCGGCACCATCGCCCGCGCCATCGACGCCGGAGCGGTCGGCGCCAACCTCGAAGACCAGGTGAAGCCGCTCGCCGAGTCGGTGCGGGCGGTCGAATCCGCCGTCGCCGCCGCCGAATCCGCGGGCATCGACTTCGTCCTCAACGCGCGCACCGACGTGTTCCTCCGGGCCGCCGACCGCGACCCCGAGGAGGTCCTCGCCGACGCCATCACCCGCGGACGCGCCTACTTGGACGCCGGAGCCTCCAACTTCTTCGTCCCCGGCAAGCTCGACGCCGACCAGGTCGGGCGCCTCGTCGAAGCGCTCGGAGACCGCAAGGTCAACCTGATCGGCATCCCCGGTTCCCTCCCGCTGCGAACGGCTCAGGAACTCGGCGTCTCCCGCGTGTCCTACGGCCCGTGGAGCCAGAACGTCGCCCTGACCGCGCTGGCCGAGCTCACCGAGGACGTCCACAACGGCGGCGGACTCCCGGCCGATACCCGCAAGCTGAACTGA
- a CDS encoding S9 family peptidase, with product MALPERITVEDFFRPPERAGASISPDGTRIAYLAPWKNRLNVWIEDLDGRAEPRCVTADERRTVQHYAWTDDPRWLLYLQDDDGDENWHVFRVDLDEPDAPAVDLTPFPGAAAVGLVLPAARPGKAVLQLNARDAAEFDLHELDIATGELTTLARNPGPVLDWLYAGEGRLFAQTLTEDGDLALSRRDGDTGELHRITTFDGADHPMSIFPFEATPDGTAAWIGSNRGTDRTRLVRLDLTTGEETEVDSHPEFDLDTRAAVFAALPSPLIRHRRTGELLGARYLGSRQVIRALDAGFAEVLANLESLSDGTLAAVSCDEDGRRWVVSFTHDREAGLTWFYDHETGERRLLFRPNPHLDPDAMAPMTPVTIPARDGLPLPSYLTLPVGIEPAGLPLVLMVHGGPWARDSWGFDKSVQLMANRGYAVLQVNFRGSSGFGKHHMRSAVGEFAGAMHDDLIDAVDWAVAQGYADPDRVAIFGGSYGGYATLVGVTFTPDRFAAAVDYVGISDLANFMRTVPDMAKPALINNWYHYVGDPSDPAQEADMRARSPITRVDEIRTPLMVVQGANDVRVVQAESDNLVEALRARGVEVDYLVFDDEGHLFTNPDNLIAMFHAADRFLGEHLGGREAQG from the coding sequence ATGGCACTGCCCGAACGGATCACCGTCGAGGACTTCTTCCGGCCACCGGAGCGCGCCGGCGCGTCGATCTCGCCCGACGGCACCCGGATCGCCTACCTGGCGCCGTGGAAGAACAGGCTCAACGTCTGGATCGAGGACCTCGACGGGCGCGCCGAACCGCGGTGCGTGACCGCCGACGAACGCCGCACCGTCCAGCACTACGCGTGGACCGACGACCCGCGCTGGCTGCTGTACTTGCAGGACGACGACGGCGACGAGAACTGGCACGTGTTCCGCGTCGACCTGGACGAGCCCGACGCGCCCGCGGTCGACCTGACGCCGTTCCCCGGCGCGGCGGCCGTCGGCCTCGTGCTCCCCGCTGCGCGACCGGGCAAGGCGGTGCTGCAGCTCAACGCTCGCGACGCCGCCGAGTTCGACCTGCACGAGCTCGACATCGCCACCGGTGAGCTCACGACCCTGGCCCGCAACCCCGGCCCGGTGCTCGACTGGCTCTACGCGGGGGAGGGCCGGCTGTTCGCCCAGACCCTGACCGAGGACGGCGACCTCGCGCTGTCCCGCCGCGACGGCGACACGGGCGAACTGCACCGCATCACGACCTTCGACGGCGCCGACCACCCGATGAGCATCTTCCCGTTCGAGGCCACGCCGGACGGGACCGCCGCCTGGATCGGCTCCAACCGGGGAACCGACCGCACCCGCCTGGTCCGGCTCGACCTGACCACCGGCGAGGAGACCGAAGTCGACTCGCACCCAGAGTTCGACCTCGACACCCGCGCCGCGGTCTTCGCCGCGCTGCCCTCCCCGCTGATCCGGCACCGGCGCACGGGCGAACTGCTGGGGGCTCGCTACCTCGGCAGCCGCCAGGTGATCCGCGCGCTGGACGCGGGATTCGCCGAGGTGCTGGCGAACCTGGAGTCGCTGTCCGACGGGACCCTCGCCGCGGTGTCCTGCGACGAGGACGGCCGCCGCTGGGTCGTGTCGTTCACCCACGACCGCGAAGCGGGGCTGACCTGGTTCTACGATCACGAGACGGGGGAGCGGCGGCTGCTGTTCCGGCCGAACCCGCACCTGGACCCCGACGCGATGGCCCCGATGACGCCGGTGACGATCCCCGCCCGCGACGGGCTGCCGCTGCCGTCGTACCTGACGCTGCCCGTGGGCATCGAGCCCGCCGGGCTGCCGCTGGTCCTGATGGTCCACGGCGGACCGTGGGCCCGTGACTCCTGGGGCTTCGACAAGAGCGTGCAGCTGATGGCCAACCGGGGGTACGCGGTGCTGCAGGTGAACTTCCGCGGCTCGTCGGGCTTCGGCAAGCACCACATGCGTTCCGCGGTCGGGGAGTTCGCCGGTGCCATGCACGACGACCTGATCGACGCGGTCGACTGGGCCGTGGCGCAGGGCTACGCCGACCCGGACCGGGTCGCGATCTTCGGCGGCTCCTACGGGGGCTACGCCACCTTGGTCGGCGTCACGTTCACCCCGGACCGGTTCGCCGCGGCGGTGGACTACGTCGGGATCTCCGACCTGGCGAACTTCATGCGCACGGTGCCGGACATGGCCAAGCCCGCCCTGATCAACAACTGGTACCACTACGTCGGCGACCCGTCCGACCCGGCGCAGGAGGCGGACATGCGCGCCCGCTCGCCGATCACCCGCGTCGACGAGATCCGCACACCGCTGATGGTCGTCCAAGGCGCCAACGACGTCCGCGTCGTGCAGGCCGAGTCCGACAACCTCGTCGAGGCGCTGCGCGCCCGCGGTGTCGAGGTCGACTACCTCGTCTTCGACGACGAGGGGCACCTGTTCACCAACCCGGACAACCTGATCGCGATGTTCCACGCCGCCGACCGCTTCCTCGGTGAACACCTGGGAGGACGAGAAGCTCAGGGCTGA
- a CDS encoding YchJ family protein, with protein sequence MSANPCPCGLGEPFATCCGPLHAGERKAATAEQLMRSRYAAFAVGDAAYLLATWHPSTRPAELDLDPEQRWVRLDVLDRTGGGPFDTEGTVTFRAHYHLHGRAGSLTEHSRFTRADKSWTYVDGDHD encoded by the coding sequence GTGAGTGCGAATCCCTGCCCGTGCGGACTCGGTGAGCCGTTCGCGACCTGCTGCGGCCCGTTGCACGCGGGCGAGCGCAAGGCCGCGACGGCCGAGCAGCTCATGCGGTCGCGCTACGCGGCGTTCGCCGTCGGCGACGCCGCCTACCTGCTGGCGACCTGGCACCCGTCGACCCGCCCGGCGGAGCTCGACCTCGACCCCGAGCAGCGCTGGGTGCGCCTCGACGTCCTCGACCGCACCGGCGGCGGCCCGTTCGACACCGAGGGCACCGTGACCTTCCGCGCGCACTACCACCTGCACGGCCGGGCGGGCTCGCTCACCGAGCACTCCCGCTTCACCCGGGCGGACAAGTCCTGGACCTACGTCGACGGCGACCACGACTAG